A single region of the Papilio machaon chromosome 13, ilPapMach1.1, whole genome shotgun sequence genome encodes:
- the LOC106712083 gene encoding fibroblast growth factor receptor 3 has translation MPVDDLLSSSPKSLATNNICLDGYIISSASKLQIFNVTYSQRGKYVCIARNYIGGEERIHKSKAITLNVFGPPIGTDIRTAEGWQGSTASMQATVCSDPSPTMAYWFWGRFRLDVPSEIDRYKAFRKGGIEDCYLYTLSIRDVQSSDAGDYVLRVGNDKGFSSHKISLKVHETTNVTPLIAVVLVFAALLVLLLCLILRCRRKGDTHYRITKLDRYAEHLHASTACSHRSPIMHISRLQAKAEQEIEENLYSSPIALQTRHPRITLQPH, from the exons ATGCCGGTTGATGACTTATTATCTTCCAGCCCCAAGTCATTAGCCaccaataatatttgtttagacGGATACATAATATCATCTGCATCCaaacttcaaatatttaacgtGACGTACTCTCAACGCggaaaatatgtttgtatcGCTAGAAATTACATTGGAGGTGAAGAAAG AATTCATAAATCAAAAGCAATAACTCTGAATGTCTTTGGACCACCTATTGGGACAGACATCAGAACAGCTGAGGGCTGGCAAGGCAGTACAGCAAGCATGCAAGCGACGGTATGTTCCGATCCGTCACCGACTATGGCCTACTGGTTCTGGGGCCGATTCCGATTAGATGTACCTTCAGAAATTG ATCGATATAAGGCATTTCGAAAAGGAGGCATAGAAGACTGTTACCTTTATACACTGTCAATACGAGACGTTCAATCTTCTGATGCGGGAGATTACGTGCTGCGCGTAGGAAATGACAAAGGATTTTCATCACATAAAATATCCTTAAAAGTACACG AGACAACTAACGTGACACCACTGATCGCAGTAGTGCTGGTCTTTGCAGCATTGCTGGTGCTACTACTGTGCCTCATATTGCGATGTCGACGGAAGGGAG atacaCATTACAGAATTACTAAACTTGACAG GTACGCAGAACATCTACACGCGAGTACAGCATGCAGTCATCGAAGTCCAATAATGCATATATCAAGACTCCAAGCCAAAGCTGAACAAGAAATTGAAGAGAATCTCTACAGTTCACCAATAGCGTTACAAACGCGACATCCCAGAATCACATTACAGCCACATTGA
- the LOC123721579 gene encoding hemicentin-2-like, giving the protein MYRGKYEWASPRIAMTGDCSLRIRSAKLHIDDGQWRCQVTASNYNIQDSLSSQPAILAVRVAPKMPSIYYNGSRVLTDHSISLAAGSKTTIICEVRYGNPPAYIEWLLEKGQVIAWSQTNTSEVDHPHLWAARAVLEVIPTRATHRKQLVCRAHHPSYPPPYYKDAYIMFDVKFIPVASIVRPDGEGLSMLEEGLSSLTLHCKGDGNPKPNVWWTKNGQRIVTDGPNLIIESVTRNDSGIYRCLAKNSMGKSDSVKIEIDVKFPPQITWIGPRLSVNANLHSQVNLDCKADGNPAPSYQWYYW; this is encoded by the exons ATGTACCGTGGGAAATACGAGTGGGCGAGTCCTCGAATTGCCATGACTGGTGACTGCTCGCTACGCATTCGATCCGCCAAGCTGCATATTGACGACGGACAGTGGCGATGCCAAGTCACTGCCAGTAACTATAACATTCAG GATTCCCTATCCAGTCAACCAGCGATACTCGCCGTACGCGTTGCTCCGAAAATGCCAAGTATTTACTACAACGGCTCACGTGTTCTTACGGATCATAGTATCAGTCTAGCTGCCGGGTCTAAAACAACTATCATCTGCGAGGTCAGATATGGTAACCCACCGGCTTACATTGAATGGTTGTTAg AAAAGGGTCAGGTTATAGCATGGAGTCAAACAAATACATCAGAAGTAGACCACCCTCATTTGTGGGCAGCGCGCGCTGTACTGGAGGTGATCCCGACCAGAGCCACACATCGCAAGCAACTTGTTTGTCGAGCACATCATCCTTCTTATCCGCCGCCGTACTATAAAGATGCGTATATTATGTTTGACGTCAAAT TTATTCCAGTTGCTTCAATTGTAAGACCGGACGGGGAAGGACTATCTATGCTTGAAGAAGGTTTAAGCTCTTTAACATTACATTGTAAGGGAGACGGTAATCCAAAACCTAATGTATGGTGGACAAAAAACGGTCAAAGAATAGTCACTGATGGTCCTAATCTTATAATTGAGTCTGTTACGAGAAATGATTCAG GTATTTACAGATGCCTAGCTAAAAATTCTATGGGTAAATCCGATTcagttaaaattgaaatagatGTCAAGT TCCCTCCACAAATAACTTGGATAGGTCCTCGTTTGTCAGTTAACGCAAATCTGCATTCACAAGTTAACCTGGATTGCAAGGCTGATGGGAACCCGGCACCATCGTATCAATGGTACTACTGGTAA
- the LOC106712224 gene encoding ankyrin repeat and zinc finger domain-containing protein 1, producing the protein MANKTEVVKPHLVRVYELDAFERLLRGIRVPACMITESHVVVDEQSVLKRLNALTIGGPSDGNCCSCCGVGPFTTRAKQTAHYKEHWHTYNLKRKLFGKPALTLGQFNSRQDDNSSVSGSDSEGDDGGTNPASDLFAAATRHCKAFFTNRYGQVFCVYRCILHHKKEELSTDGDGQHWVERCTRLSIPGFQRWAVLMVSGGHFAGAIFSGGIVVLHKTHHSYVTRRGQGQAQANRDNHGNAPRSAGASLRRYNQAQFLEHVQEIVGSWAEDLKGCSCILYRAVGSMNQAALFGKNSPLSRDDLRVRALPFPTKKPSFKEVKRVHETLASFEVYDSMELFQKALIASSTKPAKQSGSDESKKAQKSPSKIINRAKSRERPARELPTQLISSEDEGPCFIDLETPLDWIKTLSQQSSLGILTNSRKDLINDLAIASSRSSESQDDNLPEHKEQTRKKKNKKKPEEGRPTKKGQPKIPANVQKMWTLIDDNDFTSLETIIETWEGDDLEAACNTQDPNDGNTALHKAAIAAKGEMVTQILTAGGDPCVKNHLLQTPYAASPHSDIRVLFRLFQGQYPDKYNYNKSQIPGPVTLEQLEQEKEKKAQQKKLKRQRNKVKQVEKIKTNKYLQLTDAEKIRVDEPRCFLCANRLPKPPFEYDKFRFCSIRCLQNHRNVRPLHMSA; encoded by the exons atggcTAATAAAACAGAAGTAGTAAAACCTCATTTAGTAAGAGTTTATGAATTAGACGCTTTCGAAAGATTACTAAGAGGTATAAGAGTGCCAGCTTGTATGATAACTGAGTCACATGTAGTTG TTGATGAACAAAGTGTTCTAAAGCGTCTTAACGCATTGACCATTGGTGGCCCATCTGATGGGAACTGCTGTTCATGTTGTGGTGTAGGACCATTTACCACAAGAGCGAAGCAGACAGCCCACTACAAGGAACACTGGcacacatataatttaaaaagaaaactcttTGGTAAACCTGCATTGACTCTAGGTCAATTTAATTCTAGACAAG ATGATAACTCAAGTGTTTCTGGCAGTGACTCAGAAGGTGATGATGGTGGAACCAATCCAGCTAGTGATCTGTTTGCAGCTGCAACTAGGCACTGTAAGGCGTTCTTTACAAATCGATATGGACAGGTCTTCTGTGTGTACAGGTGTATTCTGCACCATAAAAAG gaGGAGCTGTCAACAGACGGTGATGGTCAACATTGGGTAGAAAGATGCACCCGTCTTTCTATCCCAGGCTTCCAACGTTGGGCAGTCCTTATGGTGTCAGGCGGTCATTTCGCAGGGGCTATATTTTCTGGTGGCATAGTAGTATTACATAAAACGCACCACTCTTACGTAACTCGCCGAGGTCAGGGTCAAGCGCAGGCTAACAGAGACAACCACGGAAATGCTCCGAGATCCGCGGGAGCTAGTTTAAGAAGATACAATCAGGCACAGTTTTTAGAG CATGTCCAAGAGATCGTAGGAAGCTGGGCGGAGGATCTAAAAGGTTGCTCGTGCATTCTGTACCGTGCGGTAGGTTCGATGAACCAAGCTGCGTTATTTGGGAAAAATTCTCCGTTAAGTAGAGATGATCTTCGTGTTAGGGCATTACCGTTTCCCACAAAGAAGCCGAGTTTCAAAGAAGTTAAGAGAGTACACGAGACTTTAGCTAGCTTCGAAGTCTATG ATTCTATGGAGCTTTTCCAAAAAGCATTGATAGCCTCGTCAACTAAACCTGCCAAACAGTCTGGTTCCGACGAAAGTAAAAAGGCACAGAAGAGTCCTAGCAAGATTATAAATCGAGCTAAATCCAG GGAACGTCCAGCTCGAGAGTTGCCAACTCAGTTAATATCAAGCGAAGACGAAGGTCCTTGCTTCATAGACCTTGAGACGCCATTGGATTGGATTAAAACACTTTCCCAACAGAGCAGTCTCGGGATACTAACGAACTCTAGAAAAGATCTGATCAATGACTTGGCTATCGCAAGTTCTAGAAGCTCTGAAAGTCAAGACGATAATTTACCAGAGCATAAAGAACAAACAAGgaagaagaaaaacaaaaagaaaccaGAGGAGGGTAGACCGACTAAGAAAGGACAGCCTAAAATTCCAGCTAATGTTCAAAAG ATGTGGACGCTTATtgacgataatgattttacatCGCTCGAGACGATCATCGAAACATGGGAAGGTGACGATTTAGAAGCAGCTTGCAACACACAGGACCCGAACGATGGCAACACTGCTTTGCACAAGGCCGCCATTGCTGCTAAGGGTGAAATGGTTAC GCAAATTTTAACAGCGGGCGGCGACCCGTGCGTTAAGAACCATCTGCTACAAACTCCTTACGCTGCTTCACCACACAGTGATATTAGGGTTTTATTCCGGCTTTTCCAAGGACAATATCCTGACAAATATAACTACAATAAG tcGCAAATCCCAGGCCCTGTCACTCTGGAGCAACTGGAACAGGAAAAGGAAAAGAAAGCTCAGCAAAAGAAGTTGAAGagacaaagaaataaagtgAAGCAAGTcgaaaagataaaaacaaacaagtatTTACAGCTAACGGATGCGGAAAAG ataaGAGTTGACGAGCCACGATGCTTTCTGTGCGCGAATCGTCTCCCAAAGCCGCCATTCGAATATGACAAGTTCAGATTTTGCTCCATACGGTGTCTGCAAAACCATAGAAACGTTAGACCGCTACATATGAGTGCGTAA
- the LOC106712311 gene encoding uncharacterized protein LOC106712311 — protein sequence MEMLSPLVETAPRPTYMSRGRCFFDSKAFQTLVKCVMAIVVNIPRISMKKKLCDKGTQTEIVFKEPPVVDTKTTQTDAESVSAPRVKINTRSNKVHQRKESNKEQTARYYQNVHASNQTANVYNNQQEQFYDNQQLYPQLPVEQSYVLQTPELNRNNMQPQMMQYGMPQTNAMMQAMESGSNGVQTMQAVNQYGIPHTQTANTMMQRTDCGMSGMQMPQPGIPQHDSSAVPQRADACRNRMQTMMQARSYHHANATVMAAVNPTYYNHHKSANVLRQEIPREIPREIPREIPRSKPVMQTGHRAVPSTGRGRRTHGYYTATNPPYPIYPQWQMPAYQDQFCNNNN from the exons ATGGAAATGTTGTCTCCCTTAGTAGAGACAGCGCCGCGACCCACGTATATGTCACGGGgaagatgtttttttgattCAAAAGCATTCCAAACACTAGTGAAGTGTGTCATGGCAATCGTTGTAAACATTCCGAGgatttctatgaaaaaaaaattatgtgacAAAGGCACTCAAAcggaaatagtttttaaagaaCCACCGGTCGTAGATACCAAAACTACGCAAACAGACGCTGAGTCAGTCTCAGCACCTagagttaaaataaacacacgTTCGAATAAAGTGCATCAAAGGAAGGAGTCGAATAAGGAACAAACTGCACGGTATTATCAAAATGTACACGCATCTAACCAAACCGCAAATGTTTATAACAATCAACAAGAACAGTTTTATGATAACCAGCAACTATACCCACAATTACCAGTGGAGCAGAGCTATGTTCTGCAG ACTCCTGAGTTGAACAGAAACAATATGCAGCCTCAAATGATGCAATATGGAATGCCTCAAACAAATGCTATGATGCAG gCAATGGAATCAGGCAGTAATGGAGTTCAAACGATGCAAGCGGTAAATCAATATGGAATACCTCATACTCAAACTGCAAATACTATGATGCAG AGAACTGACTGTGGCATGAGTGGGATGCAAATGCCGCAACCTGGAATACCTCAACACGACTCCTCAGCTGTACCTCAG AGAGCGGATGCCTGCAGAAATAGAATGCAAACAATGATGCAAGCTAGATCATATCATCATGCCAACGCAACTGTGATGGCGGCTGTTAAT CCAACATACTACAATCACCACAAGTCTGCGAACGTACTGAGGCAGGAGATACCAAGAGAG ATACCAAGAGAGATACCAAGAGAGATACCACGAAGCAAACCTGTGATGCAGACCGGACATCGCGCTGTCCCGTCGACAGGTCGCGGCCGTCGAACTCATGGTTACTACACAGCTACCAACCCTCCTTACCCTATATATCCTCAATGGCAAATGCCCGCCTACCAAGATCAgttctgtaataataataattaa